Proteins encoded within one genomic window of Patescibacteria group bacterium:
- a CDS encoding AarF/UbiB family protein, whose translation MTKLGNSINTTDHDRLHSARVVFGQDLPIPSRYYGDNTTAYLTTSDEREYTDYNFDSRLNGFYESRRYANRDIELAQWQRLVEYAIRDLIHVWPPANYQKLTTQLQSNDFIEMGNGYLHLQNWCQTHATEHPELPMLRFIAATPPELGYTITLFRAYFSKHNIKETVRTLQKERSPHTTTIVERFQQMERNNEFAMKPTRQETAALQLADGALPYVLGLINEYTKNPDTCREELIALMPLMEAAIGVRGKRWQTEAPEHLRVLTKHYAELQWLIANPLLSEHARVCQEDILHLLPTSLVTTDDAQNQDKRLSWPLLLHKLCFTPDRLKAQYAEAGINDDTLIRLYVASGDFDVAAVADLAVSVKEAFPYIPDNPVDIIRDAPKGYITSRAIAKNIHINKHGIEDIPNNLPPPPAFEHVVEQAKEWFWKNRVLRLKHILEAVVQEPDALEKMQQLKPGFYRNFCLALRADRLGSTPAELEQLMALMKAELGDGAEVNRSADVVNGYVKTNYFEGTAAGIAWKLKWLLDRGKITEDEAENVRKHTWDTSSHPYEYRSVSDKVWTQRHRELKQEQKVAAEAYPTSAELLLFSDTVERTDKGETMLDPMYKAKYAARVLLPELERVESAPDTLKAARAHVLELMPEPSMFRDYFLHVLAQHELWQVVNKFCSPDQLAKANIRLASRTISLRDHFVVAGANIVEDAYMDKYPSVQVSGLVRLGDLISVPQKKIIADFLTDTAVSLTGGLREMYERQAVDLEIDHLRVDYHQASVATLGNVAEPLPAMVAAANDKAFHAVLDHVLIRFPKATHHRDSILFALMTDLATTEVQCSELERLTYRYQANHPGDFPPGEPPTFAATETMKHYLAMFSDRSKRAEVLLWLLGGDLPDDRYLASKTFNINEQDKVTAFWALSSEERRTIFYSALLGEGGICEVAPFSIYVGHNHTPDKEALQKFSQDTFELVFMEALADNPPLQTIGKIIFQEVMSGYSPARRVEFLVNLLEELREVKIRETKLRPGEALRMVLQGLGVVGVKVGQVLSERPDLISDETIRTDLGNLRDKCAPFNKRGVFAYARTAQLFQARPDGVQLTEIGECRGSASIKQVHKATTAKGEPVAFKVERPNTARNFTEDMTVLDGVVIALQHEGYNIPDWFVPEIRQLVTDELDFGKEASAARDLGQQIRKRGATIQVGKLALPVSVPQVLYLRERGEGEAQRIQLIVEEFYEGLSMAEIIRLQTAGTTDKELEPYMTFDVEAAQAGAAIDWLYQVADDGIFHADPHAGNSIVDLRPGHERYGLIDAGSVGRCETTKMKQDFLEFTVQLILIKQGLRSETEPVARIVHEYTGQRSSIATWQEVIDKALRDNATTADLFKDLVGSIMRVPHSTPDKNFHYLIKALASSGGNFEALQQRLQRQVMAALVTEKPEDIYRIPELQKLLPLLVRISGVDMGALMGQQ comes from the coding sequence ATGACGAAGCTAGGTAATAGTATTAATACAACCGATCATGATAGATTACACTCGGCTCGAGTTGTATTCGGACAAGATCTACCCATACCTTCTCGTTATTATGGAGATAACACAACAGCCTATTTAACGACCAGCGATGAACGTGAATACACTGATTATAATTTTGATAGTCGCCTGAACGGTTTTTATGAATCTAGAAGATATGCTAACAGAGATATTGAATTAGCCCAGTGGCAACGTTTAGTTGAATATGCCATACGTGATTTAATACACGTTTGGCCACCAGCTAATTATCAAAAGTTAACTACCCAATTACAAAGTAATGATTTTATAGAAATGGGTAATGGCTATCTTCATTTACAGAACTGGTGTCAAACTCACGCCACAGAGCATCCCGAGCTACCAATGTTACGTTTTATTGCCGCTACACCGCCCGAGCTTGGTTATACGATTACCTTATTTAGGGCATATTTCTCTAAACATAATATTAAAGAAACTGTCCGCACCTTGCAAAAAGAACGTTCACCACACACCACTACTATAGTTGAACGTTTTCAGCAAATGGAACGTAATAACGAGTTTGCTATGAAACCAACTCGTCAAGAAACGGCCGCGTTACAGTTAGCAGATGGAGCCTTACCATATGTACTTGGTTTGATCAATGAGTACACAAAAAATCCTGACACTTGTCGTGAAGAGTTAATTGCGCTGATGCCATTAATGGAAGCAGCTATTGGTGTACGGGGTAAACGGTGGCAAACCGAAGCACCAGAACACTTACGGGTTCTTACAAAACATTATGCCGAACTACAATGGTTAATCGCTAATCCATTGTTAAGTGAACACGCTAGAGTTTGCCAGGAAGATATTTTGCACCTGTTACCGACTAGTTTAGTCACTACTGATGATGCTCAAAATCAAGATAAACGTTTATCTTGGCCTTTATTATTACATAAACTATGTTTCACGCCTGATCGATTAAAAGCCCAATATGCTGAGGCTGGAATAAATGATGATACGCTAATTAGGCTCTATGTTGCCAGCGGTGATTTTGATGTAGCGGCCGTAGCAGATTTAGCGGTCAGTGTAAAAGAAGCTTTTCCATATATTCCAGATAATCCGGTAGATATAATACGAGATGCACCAAAAGGATATATCACTTCTCGCGCCATTGCTAAAAACATACATATCAACAAACATGGTATTGAAGATATTCCAAATAACCTTCCACCGCCTCCCGCATTTGAACATGTCGTAGAACAGGCCAAAGAGTGGTTTTGGAAAAACCGTGTATTAAGACTGAAGCACATTCTAGAAGCCGTTGTTCAAGAACCAGATGCTTTAGAAAAAATGCAACAACTCAAGCCAGGTTTTTACCGTAACTTTTGTTTGGCGTTAAGAGCTGATCGTCTCGGCAGCACACCAGCTGAACTTGAACAACTCATGGCTTTAATGAAAGCCGAGCTGGGTGATGGTGCCGAAGTAAACCGCTCAGCTGATGTGGTGAATGGGTATGTTAAAACCAACTATTTCGAAGGTACAGCAGCGGGTATTGCCTGGAAACTGAAATGGTTATTAGATCGTGGTAAAATAACGGAGGATGAAGCTGAAAATGTACGTAAACATACTTGGGACACTTCTTCTCATCCATATGAATACCGTAGCGTAAGTGATAAAGTTTGGACACAGCGTCATAGGGAACTTAAACAAGAACAAAAAGTTGCCGCGGAGGCTTACCCAACCAGTGCGGAGTTACTGTTGTTTTCCGATACGGTTGAACGCACTGATAAGGGCGAAACTATGCTTGACCCGATGTATAAAGCTAAATATGCAGCACGAGTATTACTGCCAGAACTAGAACGAGTGGAGTCAGCACCAGACACACTTAAGGCTGCTCGAGCTCACGTGCTGGAATTAATGCCCGAACCAAGTATGTTTCGCGATTATTTTTTACATGTGTTGGCCCAACATGAATTGTGGCAAGTGGTTAATAAGTTTTGTTCGCCGGATCAACTGGCCAAAGCGAATATTCGTTTAGCGTCTCGCACAATTAGTTTGCGTGATCATTTTGTTGTAGCTGGTGCCAATATAGTTGAAGATGCGTACATGGATAAATACCCCAGCGTTCAAGTGAGTGGTTTAGTACGCTTGGGTGATCTTATTTCCGTGCCGCAAAAAAAAATCATCGCGGATTTCTTAACGGATACAGCGGTGTCTCTGACGGGAGGTTTGCGCGAAATGTATGAACGTCAAGCCGTTGATTTAGAAATTGATCATTTACGCGTTGATTACCACCAAGCCAGTGTCGCCACACTTGGCAATGTAGCTGAACCGTTACCTGCCATGGTGGCGGCCGCGAATGATAAAGCCTTTCATGCTGTATTGGATCACGTATTAATACGCTTCCCTAAGGCTACTCATCATCGTGATTCAATCTTGTTTGCGCTCATGACAGACTTAGCCACCACCGAAGTGCAATGTAGTGAGTTAGAACGTTTAACCTATCGCTATCAAGCTAATCATCCAGGAGATTTTCCACCGGGTGAACCACCGACTTTTGCCGCTACCGAAACAATGAAACATTATTTAGCCATGTTCAGTGATCGAAGCAAACGGGCTGAGGTTTTATTATGGTTGTTAGGTGGTGATCTACCAGATGATCGCTATTTAGCCAGTAAAACTTTTAACATTAATGAGCAAGATAAAGTCACCGCCTTTTGGGCGTTAAGTTCCGAAGAACGCCGTACCATTTTTTATTCAGCGTTATTGGGTGAAGGTGGCATCTGTGAAGTGGCTCCCTTTTCAATTTATGTTGGTCATAACCACACACCAGATAAAGAAGCTCTACAAAAATTTTCTCAAGATACTTTTGAATTAGTCTTCATGGAAGCTTTAGCCGATAATCCCCCACTGCAAACCATTGGTAAAATTATTTTTCAGGAAGTCATGTCCGGTTATTCACCAGCGCGCCGCGTAGAATTCTTGGTTAACCTTTTGGAAGAATTACGCGAAGTAAAAATTCGTGAAACAAAGTTACGCCCCGGTGAAGCTTTGCGTATGGTGCTGCAGGGTTTAGGCGTGGTGGGTGTAAAAGTTGGTCAGGTGTTATCAGAACGGCCTGATTTGATTAGCGATGAAACCATCCGCACCGATTTAGGAAACTTACGAGATAAATGCGCACCGTTTAATAAAAGAGGTGTCTTTGCTTATGCTCGAACCGCTCAGTTATTTCAAGCGCGTCCTGACGGTGTGCAACTAACTGAAATTGGTGAATGCAGAGGCAGTGCTTCAATTAAACAAGTGCATAAGGCTACCACAGCTAAAGGTGAACCGGTGGCTTTTAAAGTGGAACGACCAAACACAGCGCGCAATTTTACGGAAGATATGACTGTACTGGATGGTGTTGTTATTGCCTTACAGCATGAAGGTTATAACATTCCAGATTGGTTTGTACCGGAAATACGCCAACTAGTGACCGATGAGCTTGATTTCGGTAAAGAAGCATCCGCCGCCCGTGATTTGGGTCAGCAAATACGTAAACGTGGTGCCACAATTCAGGTCGGTAAGTTAGCTTTACCAGTGTCCGTGCCGCAGGTATTGTATTTACGTGAACGCGGTGAGGGTGAGGCTCAACGCATTCAGTTGATTGTTGAGGAATTTTATGAAGGTTTATCTATGGCTGAGATTATTCGCCTGCAAACAGCCGGTACAACTGATAAAGAACTTGAACCATATATGACTTTTGATGTTGAAGCGGCTCAAGCCGGTGCCGCCATTGATTGGTTGTATCAAGTGGCTGATGATGGAATTTTTCATGCCGACCCTCATGCCGGCAATAGTATTGTTGATCTGCGTCCGGGTCATGAACGTTATGGTTTAATTGACGCTGGCAGTGTCGGACGGTGCGAAACAACTAAAATGAAGCAAGATTTTCTTGAATTCACAGTACAATTAATTTTAATTAAACAAGGCCTGCGCAGTGAAACTGAACCTGTGGCAAGAATTGTACATGAATATACCGGCCAAAGAAGTTCTATTGCAACTTGGCAAGAAGTAATTGATAAGGCATTACGAGATAATGCCACGACGGCTGATTTATTTAAAGATCTCGTGGGCAGTATTATGCGCGTACCACATAGCACACCAGATAAAAACTTTCACTATTTAATCAAAGCCCTAGCCTCAAGTGGTGGTAATTTTGAAGCCTTACAACAACGTTTACAAAGACAAGTAATGGCGGCCTTAGTTACCGAAAAACCTGAAGACATTTATCGCATACCTGAGTTGCAAAAACTACTACCATTACTAGTCAGAATCTCTGGAGTAGATATGGGTGCATTGATGGGACAACAATAA
- a CDS encoding M48 family metalloprotease, whose amino-acid sequence MIGHELRHLQQKKYQPDKPDRPTDESVRFEYDADLAGMEGADLAGYNPQAAIELQRVLLQATGRPNWKQVIEHYFTKTHPITQNRLTALEEEYHRPERIVYNADQPQQLFSDAALEDAKDLAREKLLQQLQVARTAEDWNNILDDIENNPRATFRDGLMALEVFRLQLDMRTALAAVYDALEHDRFGYHNAILYEANLALSGESLYCSLINPLAIESRMFSQPRSPDNDYRGKVLEDLVQNPTSEDTTLHDPDSINRTIMTDAIKFHRQHAVLVPPELPPTEPFTKLEDLFDHTNPAALKYWKIESHFDKKAKIKQHKDTFIANLAQRWLRGFEFHYTLTGQESIDLKNAALKLLEELPPKTSTDSITTSALPTIPSSLAELATTVQARLSRSEKQVALPATINTGYQLPPTRSFESTFQPFQHAAMIGSGTRLSKTRFGKIYQRLQKLLRHHFDAVITPDHIEHVTGERVTTVTQTVKDELFRRATHDTIYPKFAHDVILFDDLKDLQQWKVVPTVMRTLPVYDYTHAQSDLPFTRGDRLDYVDRFNNLHKPLLEVMTGALGLNIHAQDHGKIGAAMRTVQTLQNHPYIQQLARGIPEKPSTHMATVAGTVYKPPFFHQKDIKRVLFKRWLEEGLRINLSEPNRPAWLQEIVNILRDKAEQLGLPENYFLVELDKPTGLAGLMSRFFKKPSNLTTIDETELQRPLNRLATELYAAGVAEDATELRDLFTDASGRPIEINFYDEAR is encoded by the coding sequence ATTATTGGACATGAGTTACGTCATCTCCAACAAAAAAAATATCAACCTGATAAACCAGATAGACCAACTGATGAAAGTGTCCGTTTTGAATATGATGCCGATTTAGCCGGCATGGAAGGCGCCGATTTAGCCGGCTATAATCCACAAGCCGCCATTGAGTTACAACGTGTCTTACTGCAAGCCACTGGTCGCCCAAACTGGAAACAAGTGATTGAACATTATTTTACAAAAACTCACCCCATCACACAGAACCGTTTAACCGCACTGGAAGAAGAGTATCATCGCCCAGAACGCATTGTGTATAATGCCGATCAACCGCAGCAACTGTTTAGTGATGCGGCACTAGAAGACGCCAAAGATTTAGCTCGAGAAAAACTGTTACAACAATTACAAGTAGCTCGCACTGCTGAAGATTGGAATAATATACTCGATGATATAGAAAATAATCCTCGCGCCACTTTTCGAGATGGTTTAATGGCTTTAGAAGTATTTCGATTACAGCTTGATATGCGCACTGCTCTGGCAGCCGTGTATGATGCACTAGAACATGACCGATTCGGTTATCACAACGCTATTCTTTACGAAGCGAATTTAGCCTTATCGGGCGAAAGTCTATATTGTTCATTGATTAATCCACTAGCCATTGAGTCAAGAATGTTTTCCCAACCTCGTTCACCAGATAATGATTATCGCGGTAAAGTTTTAGAAGATTTAGTCCAAAACCCAACTTCAGAAGATACTACATTGCATGATCCCGACAGTATTAATCGCACTATAATGACAGATGCGATTAAATTCCATCGTCAACATGCTGTTTTAGTACCTCCAGAACTCCCACCCACTGAGCCATTTACAAAATTGGAAGATCTATTTGATCACACTAATCCAGCCGCATTAAAATACTGGAAAATAGAATCACATTTTGATAAAAAAGCGAAGATTAAACAACATAAAGACACATTTATAGCTAATTTAGCCCAGCGCTGGTTACGCGGTTTTGAATTTCACTACACACTTACCGGACAAGAATCTATCGACCTTAAAAACGCCGCTTTAAAATTACTCGAGGAGTTACCACCCAAAACTTCCACTGATTCAATCACGACTAGTGCCTTACCAACTATACCATCATCGTTAGCCGAACTCGCCACTACTGTACAAGCGCGATTATCACGCTCTGAAAAACAAGTAGCTCTACCAGCTACAATAAACACTGGGTATCAATTACCACCGACGCGTTCTTTTGAATCAACTTTTCAGCCTTTTCAACATGCTGCCATGATTGGTTCTGGTACAAGATTATCCAAAACCAGATTTGGTAAAATTTACCAACGTTTACAAAAATTATTACGACATCATTTTGATGCGGTTATTACACCAGACCATATTGAACACGTCACAGGTGAACGAGTTACTACAGTTACACAAACCGTTAAAGATGAGCTATTTCGCCGCGCCACCCATGATACTATTTATCCAAAATTTGCCCATGATGTTATTCTATTCGATGATTTAAAAGATTTGCAGCAGTGGAAAGTTGTACCAACAGTCATGCGTACTTTACCGGTGTATGATTATACACATGCCCAAAGTGACCTACCTTTTACACGAGGGGATCGCCTTGATTATGTAGATCGTTTTAATAATTTACATAAACCATTACTTGAAGTAATGACCGGTGCGCTAGGTTTGAATATTCACGCGCAAGACCACGGTAAAATTGGGGCAGCCATGCGCACTGTACAAACTTTACAGAACCACCCCTATATTCAGCAATTAGCTCGGGGTATTCCAGAAAAACCTTCAACCCACATGGCTACTGTGGCCGGAACAGTATATAAACCACCGTTTTTTCATCAAAAAGACATCAAACGGGTTTTGTTTAAACGGTGGTTGGAAGAAGGTTTACGCATTAACCTTAGTGAACCAAATCGGCCGGCCTGGTTGCAAGAAATAGTAAACATTTTAAGAGACAAGGCTGAGCAACTTGGTTTGCCCGAAAATTACTTTCTGGTTGAGTTGGACAAGCCAACCGGGTTGGCTGGGTTGATGTCGCGTTTTTTTAAAAAACCATCAAACTTAACAACCATTGACGAGACTGAATTACAAAGACCATTGAATCGTCTGGCGACTGAATTGTATGCCGCCGGTGTGGCCGAAGATGCAACTGAATTGAGAGATTTGTTTACTGATGCCAGTGGTCGACCCATCGAAATAAATTTCTATGACGAAGCTAGGTAA
- a CDS encoding RsmB/NOP family class I SAM-dependent RNA methyltransferase: protein MSKAQFIEYYGKQIELLNFSPKPIILPHPKYLTELTNLWEKAGLSIKPLDWYKSAWLWPDGIDIGIPLPGYELNWFYIMNASSLKPVLALNVQSSEIILDACAAPGGKATLLAHQLNNTGKLYCYDNSNKRINRLRDTFQNSGYNNIHIKLGKSEILFKKYPDFFVGILLDAPCSSEKHVWHSEKYLAAWTPSRIKRLKQQQIALINGLWLALKPGGRLVYATCALNEAENEGVILDFQKRHPEAQLLLQERIKPDEILFDPMSYALLTKPKK, encoded by the coding sequence ATGTCTAAAGCACAATTTATTGAATATTACGGGAAACAGATTGAGTTGTTAAATTTTTCTCCAAAACCGATCATTCTGCCTCATCCAAAATACCTGACAGAATTAACTAACTTATGGGAAAAAGCTGGTTTGAGTATTAAACCATTAGATTGGTATAAATCGGCTTGGTTGTGGCCGGATGGTATAGATATTGGTATACCCTTACCAGGTTATGAACTGAATTGGTTCTATATCATGAATGCATCTTCACTCAAACCAGTGTTGGCTTTGAACGTTCAATCAAGTGAAATTATTTTAGATGCTTGTGCCGCACCGGGCGGTAAAGCCACGTTGCTGGCTCACCAATTAAATAATACCGGTAAATTATATTGTTATGATAATTCCAATAAAAGAATAAACCGTTTACGAGATACTTTTCAAAATTCAGGTTATAACAATATTCATATAAAGTTGGGAAAATCAGAAATTTTATTTAAAAAATATCCGGATTTTTTTGTTGGTATTTTATTGGATGCACCGTGTAGTTCAGAAAAACATGTCTGGCACAGTGAGAAATATTTAGCCGCTTGGACACCATCGCGTATAAAAAGATTAAAGCAACAACAAATCGCGCTAATCAACGGTTTGTGGCTAGCTTTAAAACCCGGTGGTAGATTAGTTTATGCCACTTGTGCCTTGAATGAAGCCGAGAATGAAGGTGTCATTCTGGATTTTCAGAAGCGACATCCGGAAGCGCAATTATTACTGCAGGAACGCATTAAACCTGATGAAATATTGTTTGATCCAATGAGTTATGCACTGTTGACGAAGCCAAAAAAATAG
- the ribH gene encoding 6,7-dimethyl-8-ribityllumazine synthase, with protein MKKIAILTTEINPETITAMVEAATIEATRHEATIVTITKTLGCLDMPVIAKRLLQRKEVDGVVILGAVAQGETKHDELVVNTMTQAIVHLSLQYQKPVGFGVIGPGATREQFNHRESEYATRAVQAVMINIKLLHE; from the coding sequence ATGAAAAAAATTGCGATTCTCACAACTGAGATTAATCCAGAAACAATCACTGCCATGGTAGAGGCCGCTACCATTGAGGCGACTCGGCACGAGGCCACAATTGTGACTATAACCAAAACATTGGGGTGTTTGGATATGCCGGTGATAGCAAAACGCTTATTACAACGCAAAGAGGTTGACGGGGTAGTGATATTAGGAGCCGTAGCACAAGGTGAAACAAAACACGATGAGTTGGTGGTGAACACGATGACGCAGGCCATTGTGCATTTATCTTTGCAGTATCAAAAACCAGTCGGGTTTGGCGTGATTGGACCCGGTGCGACACGCGAGCAATTCAACCACCGCGAGAGCGAATATGCGACCCGCGCGGTTCAAGCGGTGATGATAAACATCAAATTGTTACACGAATAA
- the rpmB gene encoding 50S ribosomal protein L28, translating into MSKKCIVTKRSSSVGYNVSHSKRRTKRRVYANLQKRRLLNPATGKHITVTITASGLRTLAKWDKAGRKYDLRKMLAKSKQ; encoded by the coding sequence ATGTCAAAGAAATGTATAGTAACAAAACGCAGTTCATCGGTTGGCTATAATGTCAGCCACTCTAAACGCCGCACCAAACGCCGCGTTTATGCCAATTTGCAAAAGCGTCGTTTGCTCAATCCGGCGACAGGTAAACATATCACTGTCACTATTACAGCCTCCGGTTTACGCACCTTGGCCAAGTGGGACAAAGCCGGTCGTAAATACGATCTGCGCAAAATGTTGGCGAAATCAAAACAGTAA
- a CDS encoding SIMPL domain-containing protein (The SIMPL domain is named for its presence in mouse protein SIMPL (signalling molecule that associates with mouse pelle-like kinase). Bacterial member BP26, from Brucella, was shown to assemble into a channel-like structure, while YggE from E. coli has been associated with resistance to oxidative stress.), whose amino-acid sequence MDSGLNNALIRFTYITAAIMLLVGVYVGTKTYIEFNPQPKDQPSLMVSGTGKAVGIPDIATMSFSVVEQGDTVAAVTAATNTSMNNIVATMKGAGIKDADIKTTSYNLNPRYDYTRKSSGEIIGYELTQGVTVKVRNLDGVGEIVDAATQAGANNVSSPVFAIDDPETVKTEARAEAFAKAKTRAEDLAKAAGVTLGDIVTFSENDGEVAPQPYYNAYLSADSMAEKSVGAAIAPGSQEVNVTVNVTYAIHN is encoded by the coding sequence ATGGATTCTGGCCTAAATAATGCATTAATACGTTTCACCTATATAACTGCGGCTATTATGTTGTTGGTGGGTGTTTATGTTGGCACCAAAACATATATTGAATTTAATCCACAACCAAAAGACCAGCCAAGCCTCATGGTTAGTGGCACCGGTAAAGCCGTTGGTATACCCGATATTGCCACGATGAGTTTTTCGGTCGTTGAACAAGGCGATACCGTAGCCGCCGTCACAGCTGCGACTAATACGAGCATGAACAATATTGTCGCCACCATGAAAGGAGCCGGGATAAAAGATGCTGACATAAAAACTACTTCATATAATTTAAACCCACGCTATGATTACACTAGAAAAAGTAGTGGCGAAATTATCGGTTATGAACTCACTCAGGGTGTGACAGTAAAAGTACGCAATTTGGATGGCGTTGGAGAAATAGTTGATGCTGCTACTCAAGCTGGTGCGAATAATGTGTCTTCGCCGGTTTTTGCCATTGATGATCCTGAAACAGTCAAAACTGAAGCGCGCGCTGAGGCCTTCGCTAAAGCCAAAACCCGAGCGGAAGATTTAGCCAAAGCCGCTGGTGTCACTTTGGGTGATATTGTGACTTTTTCTGAAAATGACGGTGAAGTGGCGCCACAACCTTATTATAATGCATATTTATCAGCCGATAGCATGGCAGAAAAATCAGTCGGTGCCGCCATTGCGCCTGGTAGTCAGGAAGTTAATGTGACGGTTAATGTTACGTACGCGATTCATAATTAA
- the sufC gene encoding Fe-S cluster assembly ATPase SufC: MPDLIIQNLHASVDNKPVLQGVNLTVRQGEIHALMGPNGSGKTTLSQVIMGHPKYQVTAGSIEFNGQDILKLTPDKRALLGMFLAFQYPKEIPGIKLFTFLRTIYNTKTKQRLTIKQFQQVLDEKLNLVRLEKSFLERYLNAGFSGGEKKKVEMLQLALLQPDLAVLDETDSGLDIDALRTVCSSLKTIKATHNLGVLLITHYNRILDYIVPDYVHVMIDGKIVQSGDKNFAKEVEEKGYDWLRDLTPNPSPSEGEGSKGRGQ; encoded by the coding sequence ATGCCTGATTTGATTATACAAAATCTACACGCCAGTGTTGATAATAAACCCGTTTTGCAAGGGGTGAATTTGACTGTACGGCAAGGGGAGATTCATGCTTTGATGGGTCCGAATGGGTCAGGCAAAACCACTCTTTCACAAGTGATTATGGGTCATCCAAAATATCAGGTAACAGCTGGCAGTATTGAGTTTAACGGACAGGATATTTTAAAACTAACTCCGGATAAGCGAGCATTATTGGGAATGTTTTTAGCATTTCAATATCCCAAAGAAATACCCGGTATAAAATTATTCACATTTTTGCGCACGATTTATAACACTAAAACCAAACAGCGTTTAACGATTAAACAATTCCAACAAGTCTTAGATGAAAAATTAAATTTGGTGCGGTTAGAAAAAAGTTTTTTGGAACGTTATCTAAACGCTGGTTTTTCTGGTGGCGAAAAGAAAAAAGTTGAGATGCTGCAGTTAGCTTTACTGCAACCCGATTTAGCCGTGTTAGATGAAACTGATTCCGGTTTAGATATTGATGCTTTACGGACAGTTTGTTCCAGTTTAAAAACAATCAAAGCCACCCATAATTTAGGTGTGTTATTAATCACTCATTATAACCGCATCTTAGATTATATTGTACCGGATTATGTGCATGTGATGATCGACGGGAAAATTGTTCAATCCGGCGATAAAAATTTTGCCAAAGAAGTTGAGGAAAAAGGTTACGATTGGTTGAGAGACCTCACCCCCAACCCCTCTCCTTCTGAAGGAGAGGGGAGTAAGGGGAGAGGTCAATAA